In Shewanella glacialimarina, the genomic stretch TAACGAGACACAAACTCATCTAAGCATAGGTATTGTCGGAGCGGGTGCTACAGGTGTTGAATTAGCCGCTGAACTGCATCACGTTATAGAGTCGGTTACCCAATATGGTTATACCAATATTTCAAAGCAGCATTTAGAGATCCATCTAATTGAGGCCGCCGATAAAGTGTTGCCGCAGTTGCCGGAACAAGTCAGTTTTCGTGCTCAAGCTGTGTTAGCCAAACTTGGCATTAAGCTGCACTTAGCAGTTCAAGTAAAAGAAGTCACTAAGGCAGGTTTTATCACTGCAGCAGGTGAAACAATAAATGCCAATATAAAAGTTTGGGCAGCGGGTGTAAAAGGGCCTAAAGTGTTAGAAAACTTCAGCGCATTACCGATTACCGCTCGAAACCAAATTGAAGTTGATCATTATATGAAAGTGAAGGGGGTAGACAATATCTATGCCTTAGGTGATTGTGCCCAGCTAATACTGGATACTGGTAAGCCTGTGCCACCAAGAGCTCAAGCCGCTGCACAAATGGCTGAAACACTTTTTAAAAATATCAGTGCACAAATGAAACAACAGCCACAAAAAGCGTTTGTTTATAAAGATTACGGTTCTTTAGTATCACTAAGTCGTTTTTCTGCTGTGGGTAATTTAATGGGTAACTTACGCACGGGGACGTTTTTTGTTGAAGGGCACTTAGCGCGTCTTATGTATATTTCGCTCTATCAGCGCCACCTTATTAGTTTATATGGTTGGTTCTCGGCATTTGTATAC encodes the following:
- a CDS encoding NAD(P)/FAD-dependent oxidoreductase; the protein is MTQKIVIVGGGAAGLALASRLGRKFGRSKQLEVCLIDKNTIHIWKPKLHEVAVGVIDQSIEGLQYRDHGLKNGYQYIRGSIENCAPDQKCIYLAPVLNDDNEVIIPQRKIEYDYLVLALGGVSNSFNTLGAEKNCIFLDSLESANRFHDKLLDALLQLNETQTHLSIGIVGAGATGVELAAELHHVIESVTQYGYTNISKQHLEIHLIEAADKVLPQLPEQVSFRAQAVLAKLGIKLHLAVQVKEVTKAGFITAAGETINANIKVWAAGVKGPKVLENFSALPITARNQIEVDHYMKVKGVDNIYALGDCAQLILDTGKPVPPRAQAAAQMAETLFKNISAQMKQQPQKAFVYKDYGSLVSLSRFSAVGNLMGNLRTGTFFVEGHLARLMYISLYQRHLISLYGWFSAFVYRLAQRLLRWKRPKLKLH